Proteins co-encoded in one Nicotiana sylvestris chromosome 7, ASM39365v2, whole genome shotgun sequence genomic window:
- the LOC104215259 gene encoding short-chain dehydrogenase TIC 32 B, chloroplastic-like, translating into MFRLITGRPGPSGFGSASTAEQVTDGIDGSNLTAIVTGGASGIGLETARVLAMRNAHVIIAARNMEAANEAKQRILKDNKAARVDIEKLDLSSIRSVKAFADNFIALNLPLNILINNAGIMFCPFQLSEDGIEMQFATNHLGHFYLTNLLIDNMKETAKVSGIEGRIVNLSSVAHLCPYKKGIKFHKINDKSSYQDKLAYGQSKLANILHANELSRRLQEEGANITVNSVHPGLIMTNLMRHSALLMRILRAFTCFLWKNVPQGAATTCYVALHPRLKGVTGKYFLECNEYKPSKLARDEALARNLWDFSNNLVNASLKT; encoded by the exons ATGTTTAGGTTGATAACAGGTAGACCAGGTCCAAGTGGTTTTGGATCAGCTTCCACTGCTGAACAAGTTACTGATGGAATTGATGGCTCCAATCTTACAGCCATTGTTACAG GAGGTGCAAGCGGCATTGGTTTGGAGACAGCAAGAGTTTTAGCAATGAGGAATGCCCATGTCATTATTGCAGCAAGAAATATGGAGGCTGCAAATGAAGCAAAACAGCGTATACTAAAGGACAATAAAGCTGCTCGCGTCGATATTGAGAAACTTGACTTGAGCTCAATTAGATCCGTCAAGGCATTTGCAGATAATTTCATAGCACTTAACCTTCCTCTTAACATCTTAAT TAACAATGCAGGTATCATGTTCTGTCCATTTCAGCTTTCAGAAGATGGCATTGAGATGCAATTCGCCACAAATCATCTAG GTCACTTCTACTTGACTAATCTGCTTATAGACAATATGAAGGAAACAGCAAAAGTTAGTGGTATTGAGGGTAGGATTGTGAACTTGTCATCAGTAGCTCACCTCTGCCCTTATAAAAAAGGAATAAAATTTCACAAAATCAATGACAAGAGCAG TTATCAAGACAAACTAGCATATGGACAATCCAAATTAGCCAATATTTTACATGCTAATGAGCTTTCTCGCCGCTTGCAG GAAGAAGGAGCAAATATAACTGTCAACTCAGTGCATCCAGGTTTAATAATGACAAACCTCATGAGGCATTCTGCTCTATTGATGA GAATCTTAAGGGCTTTCACTTGTTTTCTATGGAAGAATGTTCCTCAG GGAGCAGCTACAACATGCTATGTTGCCCTCCATCCAAGACTGAAGGGAGTGACTGGAAAGTACTTCCTCGAGTGCAACGAGTACAAGCCAAGCAAGCTAGCACGAGACGAAGCTTTAGCACGTAACCTTTGGGATTTCAGCAACAATTTGGTTAATGCAAGTCTAAAGACTTGA